The Acidobacteriota bacterium DNA segment AACGAGCTGCTCAACCCCTTCCGTCGGATCCACTTCAAGGAAAGTGACTTCGACGCGGACTGGCTGCAGTCCATCGCGCCGCGCTTGGCGGTGGCGGTGGGGCTGGCGATCCGGAAGGTGGGAGGCTAGACGCTCATGATCAAGATTAATCTGATCGGCGAAAGCAAACGGCCAGCGGCAGTCCGCAAGCGCAAGCCCCTCGCCGCCAGCGTCAACCGGGAGAATGCCGCTTCGCTGCTTCTGCTGGTAGGGGTGATCTTCGGTGTCGTGCTCCTCGGTCTCGAGTATTGGGTCCTCCACAACACCCTGGACAATCGCAAGGAAGAGGCCGCAGTACTCCAGAAGGAGTATGAGGTCCTCAAGCCGATCATCGACGAGGTCAACGCCTTCGAAGCGAAGAACGCTGAGCTCGAACGCAAGATCGAAGTCATCCAGAACTTGAAATTGAGCCAAATCGGGCCGGTACGGGTGATGGACCACGTCTCCCGGGCTTTGCCGGAGCTGGTGTGGCTCAGCCGCATGGACGTCAGTCGCAACAACATCCGTCTCGTGGGGTCCGCCACCAACGAGAACGCGGTGGCCAACTTCATCGAGAACTTGGATCGGGTCGAGGAGTTCCAAGAGCCCTCGCTGAATCACATGCGCGAGTCCCGAG contains these protein-coding regions:
- a CDS encoding PilN domain-containing protein, with the translated sequence MIKINLIGESKRPAAVRKRKPLAASVNRENAASLLLLVGVIFGVVLLGLEYWVLHNTLDNRKEEAAVLQKEYEVLKPIIDEVNAFEAKNAELERKIEVIQNLKLSQIGPVRVMDHVSRALPELVWLSRMDVSRNNIRLVGSATNENAVANFIENLDRVEEFQEPSLNHMRESRGGLTTAGVTGALPSSQRS